The Ralstonia pickettii DTP0602 genome segment TTGATCGCGGCCTGGACCTCCTGCTCGGCCACGTCCAGCGGCAGCGTCAGCTCGAACTGCAGCGTGATCACCGAGGCGCCGCCCGACGAGGACGACGACATCTGCTTCAGGCCCGGCATCTGGCCGAACTGGCGCTCCAGTGGCGCGGTCACCGACGAGGTCATCACGTCCGGGCTGGCGCCGGGGTAGAGCGTGGTGACCTGGATGGTCGGGTAGTCCACTTCGGGCAGCGCCGACAGCGGCAGCAGCCGGTAGGCCACCAGCCCGGACAGCAGGATGGCCAGCATCAGCAGCGCCGTGGCGACCGGGCGCTCGATGAAGAGGCGTGAGGGGTTCATGCGGCGTCCTTACTGCTGCGTGCCGCTGGCGGGCGGGGCGCTGGCGCCGGCCTGGCGGTGGCGGCGGTGTTCCGCCGCCGCGCCCGACGCTGCCGCGCCGCTGGCATCGCCGTGCGCACCGCTGGCGCCGCCAGCGCCGCCACCATCGCGGCGCCGGCCGCGTGCGCGCGGCTGGCTGGCCGGCACCACCGCGGCGGCGCGCGCGGCCGGGTCCACGGCTTCGACCGTCATGCCTTCCTTGAGTCGGTCGGCGCCGTCGATGACCACGCGCTGGCCCGGCTCCAGGCCCTTGAGCACCGCATTGCGGCTGCCATCGCCCGGCCCGAGCGTGATCACCTGCACCTTGACCTTGCCGCTGTCGTCGACCGTGTAGACGAACGTGCCCTGCTGGCCGCGCTGGATCGCCGCCACCGGGATCACGGTGGCGTCCTTGAGCGTATCCACGCGCGTGCGCACGTTGACGAACTGGTTCGGGAACAGCATGCCGTCGGCATTGGGGAAGACCGCCTTGAGCTTGACCGTGCCGGTGGTGGTGTCGATCTGGTTGTCGGTGGTCAGCAGCGTGCCTTCTCCCAGCTGGTTGCGCACCTGGCGGTCCCACGCCTGCACCGGCAGTTCTTCGCCGGCATTGAGCTTCTTCAGTACCGACGGCAGGTTGTCCTCGGGGATGGTGTACATCACGGCGATCGGCTGGATCTGCGTGATCAGCGCGATGCCGTTGGTGTCGCTGGTGTTGACGATATTGCCCGGGTCGACCTGGCGCAGGCCGATGCGGCCCGACACCGGCGCCACGATCTTCGTATAGCCCAGCTGCAGGCGCGCGTTGGCGACATTGCCCTGGTCGGTCTTGACCACGCCCTCGTACTGGCGCACCAGCGCGTCCTGGGTATCGACCTGCTGCTTGGAGATCGAGTCCTGGCCCAGCAGCGTGCGGTAGCGCTGCTGGTCGAGCCTGGCGTTCTGCAGCAGCGCCTGGTCGCGCGCGAGCTGGCCCACGGCCTGGTCCAGCGCCGCCTGGAACGGGCGCGGGTCGATCTCGGCCAGCACGTCGCCGGCCTTGACCATCTGGCCTTCCTTGAACAGCACCTTCAGCAGCGGCCCCGACACCTGCGCGCGCACGGTGACGTTGGACACCGGCGTGACGTTGCCCAGGCCGTTGAGCACCACGTCCATGTCGCGCCTGGCTACCTCGGCCACCACCACCGGCGAGCGCGGCATGCCGGCGCCGCCTGGGCCCCCGCGTGCGCCGGGCCCGCTGGCGCCACCCGGCGCGCCCGCCGTGCCGGCCGGGGCCGGGCTGCGGTGGGCGTACCAGTACCAGGCGCCGCCGGCCAGCAGCAGCACCAGCAGGCCAACATAGAGCCCACGCCGGGCCGGGCGCCGGGGCGGCTTGCCTTCGGGCGGGCGCGAAGACGGAGGAGGCGAAGCGGGGGAGGGAGTAGGTTGGCCTTGTTCGGGGTTGGACATATCCGCAAATCCTGGGAGCGGCGCGCGCGGCGCGCCGGCAGTGTTCGGCTGGCAAGTGGCGATGCAGCAGTATGCCGCAACGCAAACAGCACCGGCCGGGGAGCGCGCCTGGGTGCTGCGCGGGGCCGGCGGCGGGCCGCCAAGTGCCGTGCGGCGCGCATACGCGTGGCGCCGGAGGCAAGTCATGCCGCAAGGATAATGTGCGGGGCCGGGCGCCCGTATTTCCGCGCCTGGCGGTTTTATTACAGCGGATTACCAGCGCCCCGGGTGTAACCTCCGGAAACAAAACCGCCCGGCCAATCCGGCGTGTGCGCCGCCCGGGCTGACTATCATGTGCCTATGCGAACGAACCAGCCTACCCAGATCCTCGTCGTCGACGACGATCCCGAACTCCGCGACCTGCTGCGCGAATACCTGACCCAGCAGGGTTTTGCCGTCTCGGTGATGCATGACGGCGACGGCCTGCAGGCGCGCCTGGAGCGCGAGCGCCCGGCGCTGATCGTGCTGGACCTGATGATGCCCAAGGTCGACGGCCTGACCGCGCTGCGCAACCTGCGCGCCAAGAACGACGATATCCCGGTGATCCTGCTGACCGCGCGCAGCGACGAGATCGACCGCATCGTCGGCCTGGAGATCGGCGCCGATGACTACCTGGGCAAGCCGTTCTCGCCGCGCGAGCTGCTGGCGCGCATCAACGCCGTGCTGCGCCGCAAGCTGGCGCGTCCCGCGGCCGCGCCCGAGGATCGCGAATCGGTCGCCTTCGGCCCCTTCCGCGTCAACTTCCGCCAGCGCACGCTGCAGCGCGCGGGCCAGCCGCTGTCGATCAGCGATACCGAGTTCGCGCTGCTCAAGCTGCTGCTGATGCATCCGCTCGAAGTGCTGTCGCGCGAGCGCATCGTCGAGCTGATGTACGGCAGCGCCAGCGGCATCAGCGACCGCGGCATCGACGTGCAGATCTGGCGCCTGCGCCGGCTGCTCGATGAAGACGCGCAGCGTCCGCGCTATATCCAGACCGTGCGCGGGCGTGGCTACACCTTCGTGCCCGACGAAGCGGAAGAGATGTCCGCGGGGCTCCCCGAATAAGAGCCGCGGCGCCCGCCCCCTGGCGTCGCGTGCCACCAGACCCTGCTACCCGATGAAGTTGCGACGTATCGACACCCTGTTCGGCCGCATTGCCCTGCTGATTGCCGCCGTGCTCGTGATCAGCCATTTCTCCTGGCTCGCCATCCTGCGCATGGACCGCCGCCAGCAGCAGGTCGACTACTCCGTCGAGCAGATGCTGTTCCAGCTCGACAGCATCGAGCGCGCGCTCGATGCGCGCCCGCCGGCGAAGCTGCCCAGCCTGGTGGAGACCGCCAGCACCGCCAGCGCCGAGGAGCTCGCCACTGTGCCCAAGGGCGGGCGCTCGCGCCGGCTGGTCGAGCAGTTCATCTCGCGGCTGCCGCAAGGCACCGAGATCCGCCTCGAGGACGAGACCACGCCGCGCATCTGGATCAAGCTGCCGGACCGCGCCAACTGGATCGCCATGCCGATCCTGTGGGTTCACAACCCGCCGCCGGACAACCGGCTGGTGCCGGGCGTGATGCTGGTGGTGGGCGTGGCAATCGTGTTCGCGGTGCTGATCGCGTGGCAGATCCAGCGGCCGGTGCGCGACATGGCCAATGCGGCCGAGCTACTGTCGCGCCAGCACGCGGTGCCGCCCTTGCGCGAGCGTGGACCGCACGAGCTGCGCCAGCTGATCGAGCGCTTCAACCGCATGGTGGCCGACCTGGCGCGCATCGACCAGGAGCGCAACACCATGCTGGCCGGCATCGCGCATGATTTGAAGACGCCGCTGGCGCGGCTGCGGCTGCGCGCGGAGATGCTGGCCGATCCCAAGGCTGCGGCAGGGGTCACGCGCGACGTTGAGTCCATGTCGGCGATCGTCGAGCAGTTCCTGAGCTTTGCGCAGACCAGCGAATCGACCGCGCGGCCGGTGCCGGTGGACAAGCGTGTCAACGAGCTGGCCGCGTCGCTGGCGGAGCAGGAGCGGCAGGTGGTCCTGTCATTGGGCGCGGGCGAAGGCTTCCGCATGATCGCCACGCAGCTCGACCGCATCGTCGGCAACCTGGTCGACAACGCCTATGCGTATGGCAAGCCGCCGGTGTGTATTGCCACTACGCGCACGCCCGAGGGCTACCTGCTGGTGGTGGAGGACCATGGGGCAGGCATCCCGGACGAGGACAAGGAGCGCGTTACGTTGCCCTTCGTGCGGCTGGACCCGGCACGCGGGGGGAACGCGCATTCCGGGTTGGGCCTGGCGATCGTGGACCGGCTCGTGCGGCAGGCAGGGGGGAAGCTGAACCTGGTGAATGCCGACGGTGGCGGGTTCCGGGTGGAGATGCTGTTCGGGGGAGCCGAAGCGTAAGGCTCAGACCTTCTTCTTCTCACCGATCCGGCTTTCCTTCCCAGCCAGCAGCTTGGCGATATTCTGCCGATGCCGCGCGATCAGCAGCACGCTGATCAGGAAGATCGCCCCGGCCATGATGTCGACGCCGTTCATCAGCACATGGAAGAACGGCGCGAAGATCGCCGCCACCAGTGCCGCCAGCGACGAATAGCGGAAGAAGAACGCAATGATCAGCCACGTGGCCAGCGTGCCTAGGCCCAGGATCGGGTTGATCGCCAGCAGGATGCCGGCCGCGGTGGCCACGCCCTTGCCGCCGGCAAAGCGGTGGTACACCGGGAACAGGTGGCCCAGGAATACCGCCAGCGCCACCATGGCCAGGCCGGTCTCGTTCAGGCCGTAGGCAGGGCCGAAGCGCGCCGCCAGCCACACTGCCAGCCATCCCTTCAGTGCATCCCCGATCAGCGTGAAAATCGCGGCCTTCTTATTGCCGGTGCGCAGCACATTGGTGGCGCCGGGATTGCCTGAGCCGTACGAGTGCGGGTCGGGCAGGCCCATCAGCTTGCTGACAACGACAGCGAAGGAAATGGATCCGATCAGGTAGGCGGCGAGGGCGAAAAGCAGGTTGGCCATGTGTAGTGGGGTGTTTTCGGGCTGGCGCGATTGTAGCGCGGCGGCGGGGTCGCTATGTCCGTGTCTTCCCGGATTTGCATCGAGGGACCCTTCGAATGTCTGGCGGCAGCGCCGTACCCCGCTGGATGTCCTGTACTCCGGAGTGGTGTGGCGTTCACTCGCGCGGTGGCTTGCGAGATATCGCTGACAAACGTCAAACATTCAAACCATAGCATCTGATATTTCCGCATCCCGGCTATTGGCGGCCGTTTCATCATGTGCGCCGCTGTATGGCCCGTGTGCCCTGTGCGAAGTCTCGCATCGGTGTCGGTTCCTTTTCCTGATTGTTCCCAGAAATCCCCAGCATGAATCACGCCTTACGCCGGCTTGCCAGTCGGTCCCCGGCATGTCGCGCCCTGGCCGCGCGGCCCATTCCGCTACTGTCCATCAATGCCCGGTTCGGCCGGCGCACGCTGGCCCTGTCTGCCGCCACCACCTTGCTCGCCTCCGGCTACGCAGTGGCCGGCGCCGTGGATGGCGGCACCGTCAGCGGCAACAACACCAATATCGCCATCGGCACCGGCGCGAGTTCGACCAACGCCACCAGCGAGCCGAGCATCGCCATCGGCGTAGACAGCAGGTCTACCGATGAGGCCACCGTAGCCATCGGCTACGACGCCTGGGCGATCGGCCAGCGCGGCCTCGCCCTGGGCGGCAACACCACGGCAGCCATGGATGCCGTAGCCATCGGCAGCGGTGCGCAGGCCAACTACAACAATTCGCTGATCATCGGTTCGAACACCTATGACACCAATTCCTGGGCCACGGCTTTCGGTAGCGGTTCGCGCGCGGGCCAGTTCGGGCTGGCGCTTGGCATCGAGGCGGATGCGACGGCCACGCATAGCATCGCTATCGGCCGGCAGACCGTCGCGGCGGAAGAAGCGGTCTCCCTTGGCAACCAGTCGGGGGCGACGGCGAAGGATGCGGTGGCGGTCGGCTTCAGCGCAAGGGCCGACGCTGTCAACAGCGTGGCGCTGGGCGCGTATTCCGTGGCCACGCCGATGACCAATGCCACGGCGTTCAACCCCAACCCCGGCTTTGCGCTCGCCGGCCTGGTGCCGGTGGGCCAGGTGTCGGTCGGCGCGCCCGGCGCGGAACGCCGGCTGACCAATGTCGCGGCAGGCGCCGCGCTCACCGATGCGGTCAATGTGAGCCAGCTGCAGTCGGCGTTGAGCACAATCACCCCGGTCGCCGATATCTATGCACAGTTCAACAGCCAGATCAGCGCGCTGGAACAGCAGATCACCAACGTAAGCACCGCCCAGGGCGTCGATGCCCTGTATTTCCGTGCGGATGGCAGCCAGACCAGCGCCGATGCGGCCCACGCCGCGCCGGGCACGCACGGCGTGGCGGCAGGCGCGAATGCGGTGGCCGCTGCAGACCGCAGCGTCGCCGTCGGCAACGGTGCCAGCGCCAACGCCGCGGGCGCGGTCGCGCTGGGCGCGGGCGCTTCCGCCACGGCCGCTGGCAGCGTGGCGCTGGGGGCCGACTCTGTCGCCACCCGCGAGAACACCGTATCGGTGGGCGCGGCCGGCAACGAACGCCAGATCACCAACGTGGCAGCCGGCACGGCGCCGACGGATGCGGTCAATGTGTCGCAGCTGCAGTCGGCGCAGGCCGATACGATCAACGCGGCCAACACCTATGCCGACCGCCAGGTCGCCGATGTGCGCCGCGACAGCTACGCCGGCATCGCGTCGGCCATGGCGATGGCCAGCCTGCCGCAGGCGGTGCTGCCGGGCCGGGGCATGCTCGCCATGGCGGGCAGTACCTATGGCGGACAGTCCGCGATGGCGTTGGGGGCAAGTGAGCAGCCCCTTGTAAACTGCTTATAGGTGTGCAATTATTATCACTCATGAGCATACTTGCTAAAGTTACGATGAAGGAGGCGTGCGCGATGCTGGGCATCCACCCTGGCACGCTTCGCCGATGGGAGTCCGACGGGAAGATCTCCGCCGATCGGACTCCGGGTGGTCATCGTCGCTATAATTTGACCGCTCTAATGGAGTTGGCCGGCAAGAAGGTCGAGGAAGCAGAGCGCGGGCGTACTACGCTCGCCTATGCGCGCGTTTCCAGCCACGACCAGAAGGCCGATCTGGAGCGTCAGTGCCAGGTGCTGGAGTCGTTCTGCGCTGCGAAGGGATGGCCCTTCGAACTCATCCGGGATCTCGGCTCCGGCATGAACTATGAGAAGAAGGGCCTCAAGCAACTGCTCAAACGTATCTGCGCCGGAGGCGTTGATCGGCTTGTCATCACACACAAGGACCGGCTCTTGCGATTTGGTGCAGAGCTCGTTTTTGCTCTGTGCGAGCAATTCGGAACGGAAGTCGTCATCATCAATGCCAAAGGCGATTCGACGTATGAGGAGGATCTTGCCTGCGACGTGCTTGAGATCATTACCGTCTTTTCGGCGCGCCTCTATGGCAGCCGTTCCCACAAGAATCGTCACGCCATGAAAGCCCTGAAAGAGGCTGCAGATGCCATTCAAGAGGGCTGATCCCACCACTATCCAGTTCGCGAGGAAGGTCCGTCTGGTGGTGGACGCTGATGCTGCGGGCAAGCTCGACGGGCAATCCAAAATCTGCAACTGGCTATGGAATCGACTCAAGGACGAAGTCGAGACGCGCATGGCGGAGTTGTCCATCGTCGGCGGCTATGGCTATCTTGATGAGGCGCGAACCAAGAAGCTCCTGTCGGAGGTCTATTCCGAGATCGGGCTTCGCAACCTCGTGCCGCCGCTCAAGGAGCGTCATCCGTTCTTGCGCTGTGTGTTTTCTTCACCGCTGAAGAATGTCGCGCTGCGCATGGCCAAGGCCATTGCCTCGCATCGAAAGTCGAAGAATGGACAGCGCTGCGGCCCAGACGTGGGCTGGGTCAAGTACAAGGCATGGGCCAAGCACTGGATGAGCCTGGAATACGACGAGCCAGGCAAAGGCTGGAATGTTTCCCAGTTCGGTTGGCTCAACCTATCGTTCGGCGCGAACGCGCAAGGACAGCGGCTGTCGCTGCGCCTGAAGATGGAGAAGACACCCAAGGAGATCGCGAGCGCTCGCACTTGCCGGATCGTCCGCGAGGGCCGCGACCGCTATTTCGCTGTGTTCACGCTCAAGGGGCAGAAGAAGGCCAGGCAACGCGGCACGCGCGTGGTCTACATCGATCCGAACCTGAAGAACTTTGGCTACGCTCTGGATACTGAGGGGCGCGCCTTCGAATTGTCCAATCTTGAGAAGTTGAAGGAGTCGGAGCGCATTCTCGATCGGCTAACGAGTCTGCGTGACCGGTGCATAGCAAAGTCGCTGTGGGTAGATACCGTCCACGGCGATGGCACGGTGTCGACGCATTGGCGTCCCAGTCGCCGCTGGAAGCGTTTGGACGACGCTGTGGAGCGAATGCAAACCAAAGTGCGAGAACAGAAAAAGCACTTCATGTATTCGCTGGCGAACCAGCTCTGCAGGCACTACGACGTGATTGGGATCGGCAACTACGTGCCGGAGAACACCAACCACGGCAAGGGCCGCAAATACAACCGTGCGGTAAGAAACAGAACGATGCACGGTGCATTCAAGGACATTCTCTCGTGGGTCGCGACGCGCTCCAGAAAGCATGCGCTGGTGCTGGATGAAACCGGCACCACGCGAACGTGCCATGCGTGTGGTCACGTTGTCGAGGGCGGGATAGCGCCCGCAATTCGGGAGTGGGATTGCCCGGGCTGCGGCACCTGCCACCTGCGCGACGAGAATGCCTGTCAAAACGGTCTGCGGCGGCTGCTGACGCAAGTCGGCGACGCTGTGGACTGCTCCCATCTGCCCTGCTCGGGCCCCGTTCAGATTATCGGGCGGTGTGATTGGCGATTCCATCCGCAAGGATGGACGGGAGTCCCGAGAGGGGGCGCCAATGTGAATTCAATGCGCCTGCCGGAGTACCGGCAGCGAATGCGCGCGTTACCGCGCGCTCGGGTTGGTGACCGCGCGTCCAAATCTGCAAAGACGTCGCCATCAGCGATGCGTAGGCTTGCTTAGATTTGGAAGAGCGGCTTCGCGCATGTCAGACAGCGGTAACTGGGTCTACAAGGCCAACGCCACCGCGGCTACGCACGGCAGGTATGGCGTCGGGGTCGGGGCCGGCTTTCACTGGTAGCGCGCCGGCCGGGCGGCAGCTCAGTCAGGCAGCGCGCATTGCACGGATTTGGCATCGACCAGCCCCGGCAGCAGCTTCGGGTCGAGGCTGACCAGGTAGCCGCGCCGGCCGCCGTTGATGTAGATGCGTTCCAGCTCCAGCACGGTCGCTTCCACATACACCGGCATGCGCTTGCGCGTGCCGAACGGCGAGGTGCCGCCCACCATGTAGCCGCTGTGGCGCTGCGCCACCTCGGGTTTGCACGGCTGCACGCTCTTGCAGCCGATCTGGCGCGCCAGGTTCTTGGTCGAGACCGAGCAGTCGCCGTGCATCAGCACCACCAGCGGCTGCGCGCGCTCGTCTTCCATCACCAGCGTCTTGATGACATCGTGCTCGGGTACGCCGAGCTGGCGGGCCGATTCGCCGGTGCCGCCATGCTCGACGTATTCATAGGGATGCTCGCCGAAGGCCACGCCGTGCTTGCGCAGGTATTGCGTGGCCGGGGTTTCGGAGACGTGCTTGTTTTTGCTCATGTCCTGGATGCCGCTCAGCCGCGCGGGTGGTGCTGCTGGTGCAGCTCGCGCAGGCGTTCGCGCGCGACGTGCGTGTAGATCTGGGTGGTGGAGATGTCGGCGTGGCCCAGCAGCAGCTGCACCACGCGCAGGTCGGCGCCGTGGTTGAGCAGGTGCGTGGCAAAGGCGTGCCGCAGCGTATGCGGCGACAGTGGCGCATGCACCCCGGCATCGCGCGCATGGCGCTTGATCAGGTGCCAGAACGCCTGCCGCGTCATGCCTTCGCCGCGTTGCGTGACGAAGAGGGCGTCGCAGGCGCGACCGGCGAGCAGCGCGGGGCGCGCGCTCGCCAGGTAGCGGCGCAGCCAGTCGCCGGCCTGCTGGCCGAACGGCACCAGCCGCTCCTTGTCGCCCTTGCCGCCGACCACACGGGCCACGCCTTCGTTCAGGCCGATCTCGATGGTCTTCATCTGCGTCAGCTCCGACACGCGCAGGCCGCTGGCGTACATCAGTTCGAGCATGGTGCGGTCGCGCAGGCCCAGCGGCGTGCCGGTGTCGGGCGCTTCGAGCAGCGCGTCGACCTGGGCCTCGGTCAGCGTCTTGGGGTAGCGCGGCGGCTGCTTGGCCGGGCGCAGCAGCAGGCAGGGGTCGGCCTCGATCATGTGCTCGCGCAGCGCCCACTGGTAGAAGCGGCGGAACACCGCCAGGCGCCGGTTGGCCGACGACGCGCGCGTCTGTGTGTGGCGCGCGTTGAAGTAGGCCGACAGCACGCTGTCGTCCACGCCCAGCAGCTCGCCACGGCCTTCATGCTGCAGCCAGCGCGCCAGCAGCGTCAGGTCGCGCCGGTAGGCGTCGATGGTGTTGCGCGACAGGCCGTCTTCCAGCCACAGCGCGTCGCAGAAGCGGCCGACCAGCGCCACGTCGGCGTCGCTGGGGGCGGCGGTACTGTCTGGCTGTATCGCGTGGGCGCCGCTCATATCAGCATGGCGCCCTCATGGCGCAGCAGCCAGCGTTTGACGTCGAGGTAGAAGCCGTCTTCGGCATGATGGGAGAAACCGCCGATGCCGCGCGCGGAGACCACGCGATGACAGGGGATCACGATCGGGAAAGGGTTCTGCCCGCAGGCCTGGCCCACCGCGCGCGGCATCGCGCCGATGGCGTCGGCGATGGTGCCGTAGGTGGTCACCGCGCCGCGCGGCACCGCGGCAATGGCTTGCCAGACGCGCTGCTGGAAGTCACTGCCGGCCGGGGCCAGCGGCAGGTCGAAGCGGGCGTCGGGATCGGCGTAGTAGGCCTCGAGCTGCACCGCCAGCCGTTGTGTCAGTGCGTCGGCGGGCGCGCGGGCCTCGACGTGCTCCGGCAGGTACACGATCGCACGGATGCGTTCGCCGTCCGTGCGCACTCCGATCTTGCCGAACGGGGCAGGGAGGATGGCGTCGTAGGTGGCGGGCATGGTGGTCGGGCTGGGGCGAATGCTGGATTTTAGTGCTTTTTGGCCGGACAAGAAAAAAGGGCCGCCTTGCGGCGGGCCCTTCTGCGGTGAGATCACACCAGCCTGATCATTGCTCCAGCTTGATGTTCTGTACCTTCACAAGATTCTTCATCTTGTCGAATTCCTTCTTGATCTCCGCCGCGTGCTGCGCCGGCGTATTGCCCGACGGCTCGGCGCCGGCGGTGCGCAGGCGCTGCTGGAAGTCCTTGTCCTGCAGCGCCTTGATGGCGGCGTCGTTGAGCTTCTTGATGACGTCGTCAGGCGTGCCGGCAGGCGCCACCAGGCCGTACCAGGCCGGGTCGTTCGGCTCCTTCAGGCCCATTTCGCCGAAGGTCGGCACGTTCGGCAGCGACTCCAGGCGCTTGTTCCATGCCACCACGATCGGGCGCAGCTTGCCGGCCTTGATGTAAGGCATCGATGACGGCAGGTTGTCCACCATGATCGGCACCTGGCCGGCGAGCACGTCGTTCAGCGCCGGGCCCGCGCCACGGTAGGGGATATGGACCATGAAGGTCTTGGTCGAGACCTTGAACTGCTCGCCCAGCATATGGCCGAAGCCGCAGGTGCCCGACGAGGCGAACGAGTACTTGCCCGGGTTGGCCTTCAGCACGGCCAGGAACTCTTTGTAGTCCTTGGCCGGGAAGTTCGGGTTCACCGCGATCACGTTGGCCACGTTGGCCAGGTTGGTGATGGGCTTGAAGTCCTTGATCGGGTCGTACGACAGCTTGGGGTTGCAGGCCGGGTTCACGGCCATGGTCGACACCGTCGAGATACCGATGGTGTAGCCGTCCGGCGCCGCCTTGGCGATCGCGTCGGCACCGATCGAACCGCCCCCGCCGGCGCGGTTTTCCACCACCACAGGCTGGCCCAGGATGCGGCTCATCTGGTCCGCCGCGCCGCGGCCGACGATGTCGGTGGTGCCGCCGGGTGCGAACGGAATGATCAGGCGGATGGGCTTGGTGGGGTAGCTCTGCGCGTGCGCCGCGCCAGCGGCGGCCGCCAGGGCCAGGGTCAGTGCGAGTTTGCCAGCTTGCATGAGATCATGTCTCCCGTCAGGAAATCCGGGCAGGGTGCCGCCCGGAAGCAAAAAAACCGTCGCAGTGCCACAGGTGGGGCAGTGCGTCGGCAGCGTAATCGAAAGGGGGGCGCCGCGCCCGGGTCAGCCGCCCGCTTATCAGCCGCCCAGCAGCCCGCGCTTGACGTCCGGATCGACCGGCCGCTCACCCAGGAACACCCGCAGCACGGCCTGGTAGAAGTCTTCGCCCGGGATCGGACGGCCGCGCGGCGTGCCGTTGATGGCGATCACGGTACCCGTCTGCGGTGAAAAATCGAGGTTGATCACGTCGCCCTTGTGCGCGGTGCCGAGCTCTACCAGCGTGCGCTCGAACTGTGCCAGCCGCGCGGCGAGCCCCTGTACCTGCGTTTCGCTGTGGTTGTCGCTGATGCCCTGGCGCAGCGAACGCACGATCGCCGGCGGCTCGGTCTCGCGCAGCATGCGCAAC includes the following:
- a CDS encoding RND transporter MFP subunit (K07799: mdtA; putative multidrug efflux transporter MdtA), encoding MSNPEQGQPTPSPASPPPSSRPPEGKPPRRPARRGLYVGLLVLLLAGGAWYWYAHRSPAPAGTAGAPGGASGPGARGGPGGAGMPRSPVVVAEVARRDMDVVLNGLGNVTPVSNVTVRAQVSGPLLKVLFKEGQMVKAGDVLAEIDPRPFQAALDQAVGQLARDQALLQNARLDQQRYRTLLGQDSISKQQVDTQDALVRQYEGVVKTDQGNVANARLQLGYTKIVAPVSGRIGLRQVDPGNIVNTSDTNGIALITQIQPIAVMYTIPEDNLPSVLKKLNAGEELPVQAWDRQVRNQLGEGTLLTTDNQIDTTTGTVKLKAVFPNADGMLFPNQFVNVRTRVDTLKDATVIPVAAIQRGQQGTFVYTVDDSGKVKVQVITLGPGDGSRNAVLKGLEPGQRVVIDGADRLKEGMTVEAVDPAARAAAVVPASQPRARGRRRDGGGAGGASGAHGDASGAAASGAAAEHRRHRQAGASAPPASGTQQ
- the ompR gene encoding transcriptional regulator (part of two-component system EnvZ/OmpR; regulates transcription of outer membrane porin genes ompC/F; under high osmolarity EnvZ functions as kinase/phosphotransferase and phosphorylates OmpR; the result is increased expression of ompC and repression of ompF; also functions in regulation of other genes; forms dimers upon phosphorylation~K02483: K02483; two-component system, OmpR family, response regulator) is translated as MRTNQPTQILVVDDDPELRDLLREYLTQQGFAVSVMHDGDGLQARLERERPALIVLDLMMPKVDGLTALRNLRAKNDDIPVILLTARSDEIDRIVGLEIGADDYLGKPFSPRELLARINAVLRRKLARPAAAPEDRESVAFGPFRVNFRQRTLQRAGQPLSISDTEFALLKLLLMHPLEVLSRERIVELMYGSASGISDRGIDVQIWRLRRLLDEDAQRPRYIQTVRGRGYTFVPDEAEEMSAGLPE
- a CDS encoding membrane protein (K07638: envZ; two-component system, OmpR family, osmolarity sensor histidine kinase EnvZ [EC:2.7.13.3]), with product MKLRRIDTLFGRIALLIAAVLVISHFSWLAILRMDRRQQQVDYSVEQMLFQLDSIERALDARPPAKLPSLVETASTASAEELATVPKGGRSRRLVEQFISRLPQGTEIRLEDETTPRIWIKLPDRANWIAMPILWVHNPPPDNRLVPGVMLVVGVAIVFAVLIAWQIQRPVRDMANAAELLSRQHAVPPLRERGPHELRQLIERFNRMVADLARIDQERNTMLAGIAHDLKTPLARLRLRAEMLADPKAAAGVTRDVESMSAIVEQFLSFAQTSESTARPVPVDKRVNELAASLAEQERQVVLSLGAGEGFRMIATQLDRIVGNLVDNAYAYGKPPVCIATTRTPEGYLLVVEDHGAGIPDEDKERVTLPFVRLDPARGGNAHSGLGLAIVDRLVRQAGGKLNLVNADGGGFRVEMLFGGAEA
- a CDS encoding glycerol-3-phosphate acyltransferase (K08591: plsY; glycerol-3-phosphate acyltransferase PlsY [EC:2.3.1.15]), with the translated sequence MANLLFALAAYLIGSISFAVVVSKLMGLPDPHSYGSGNPGATNVLRTGNKKAAIFTLIGDALKGWLAVWLAARFGPAYGLNETGLAMVALAVFLGHLFPVYHRFAGGKGVATAAGILLAINPILGLGTLATWLIIAFFFRYSSLAALVAAIFAPFFHVLMNGVDIMAGAIFLISVLLIARHRQNIAKLLAGKESRIGEKKKV
- a CDS encoding resolvase (K07450: K07450; putative resolvase), which produces MQLLSLMSILAKVTMKEACAMLGIHPGTLRRWESDGKISADRTPGGHRRYNLTALMELAGKKVEEAERGRTTLAYARVSSHDQKADLERQCQVLESFCAAKGWPFELIRDLGSGMNYEKKGLKQLLKRICAGGVDRLVITHKDRLLRFGAELVFALCEQFGTEVVIINAKGDSTYEEDLACDVLEIITVFSARLYGSRSHKNRHAMKALKEAADAIQEG
- a CDS encoding hypothetical protein (K10519: ZBTB48, HKR3; zinc finger and BTB domain-containing protein 48), with the translated sequence MPFKRADPTTIQFARKVRLVVDADAAGKLDGQSKICNWLWNRLKDEVETRMAELSIVGGYGYLDEARTKKLLSEVYSEIGLRNLVPPLKERHPFLRCVFSSPLKNVALRMAKAIASHRKSKNGQRCGPDVGWVKYKAWAKHWMSLEYDEPGKGWNVSQFGWLNLSFGANAQGQRLSLRLKMEKTPKEIASARTCRIVREGRDRYFAVFTLKGQKKARQRGTRVVYIDPNLKNFGYALDTEGRAFELSNLEKLKESERILDRLTSLRDRCIAKSLWVDTVHGDGTVSTHWRPSRRWKRLDDAVERMQTKVREQKKHFMYSLANQLCRHYDVIGIGNYVPENTNHGKGRKYNRAVRNRTMHGAFKDILSWVATRSRKHALVLDETGTTRTCHACGHVVEGGIAPAIREWDCPGCGTCHLRDENACQNGLRRLLTQVGDAVDCSHLPCSGPVQIIGRCDWRFHPQGWTGVPRGGANVNSMRLPEYRQRMRALPRARVGDRASKSAKTSPSAMRRLA
- a CDS encoding membrane protein, producing MSKNKHVSETPATQYLRKHGVAFGEHPYEYVEHGGTGESARQLGVPEHDVIKTLVMEDERAQPLVVLMHGDCSVSTKNLARQIGCKSVQPCKPEVAQRHSGYMVGGTSPFGTRKRMPVYVEATVLELERIYINGGRRGYLVSLDPKLLPGLVDAKSVQCALPD